One genomic segment of Magnetococcales bacterium includes these proteins:
- a CDS encoding SocA family protein, whose product MNIDHSREKLFHAMAFFINATRNCGKIKLFKLLYFLDFTHYQETGRSVTGMNYHAWKMGPVPVALFEGIDAPKGPFLEGRFEIVPSPSGSFSPTQIKPTFPVDLDLFSTRELRAMEFFANKYRAATAQEMIEDTHLENRPWHTVWEKQGAKQELIPYALALRAAEREEMEELIQERESFLLELGLAAS is encoded by the coding sequence ATGAACATCGACCATAGTCGGGAGAAACTGTTTCACGCCATGGCGTTCTTTATCAACGCCACGCGGAACTGCGGAAAGATCAAGCTGTTCAAGTTGCTCTACTTTCTGGATTTCACCCACTATCAGGAGACAGGCCGCTCCGTCACGGGCATGAACTATCACGCATGGAAAATGGGGCCGGTGCCGGTTGCCCTGTTCGAGGGGATCGACGCGCCGAAAGGGCCTTTCCTTGAAGGCCGGTTCGAGATTGTCCCTTCACCAAGTGGTTCCTTCTCCCCCACCCAAATCAAACCAACCTTTCCGGTGGATTTGGACCTCTTCAGCACCCGAGAACTCCGCGCCATGGAGTTTTTCGCCAACAAATATCGGGCGGCGACGGCCCAGGAGATGATCGAAGATACCCACCTGGAGAACCGGCCCTGGCATACCGTCTGGGAAAAGCAGGGGGCCAAGCAGGAGCTCATTCCTTACGCCCTGGCCTTGCGGGCAGCGGAGCGGGAGGAGATGGAAGAGTTGATTCAAGAGAGGGAATCTTTCCTTCTTGAGTTGGGGCTGGCCGCTTCATGA
- a CDS encoding DUF488 domain-containing protein, with product MELCTIGYEGAELNDFLNTLETKGVECLIDIREVPLSRRKGFSKKVLAAVLSDRNIQYIHLPALGDPKEGREAARQGRMDTFRQIFSGHMTTPSAIKGLEEVSALAMNAKSCLLCYERDPEMCHRSIVARSLHAQHGFIIRNLGVNVRKTR from the coding sequence ATGGAACTATGTACGATTGGATATGAAGGCGCAGAACTGAACGACTTCCTGAACACCTTGGAGACCAAGGGAGTGGAATGCCTCATCGACATCCGGGAAGTGCCGCTTTCCCGCCGAAAGGGGTTCTCCAAAAAGGTTCTTGCCGCCGTCCTTTCGGACAGGAATATTCAGTACATTCATCTGCCCGCCCTGGGTGACCCCAAAGAGGGGCGGGAGGCCGCCCGGCAGGGGCGCATGGATACCTTTCGCCAGATCTTCTCCGGCCACATGACAACACCAAGCGCCATAAAAGGGCTGGAAGAGGTTTCCGCTCTGGCCATGAACGCCAAAAGCTGCCTGCTGTGTTACGAGCGTGACCCTGAAATGTGTCATCGTTCCATCGTCGCCCGTTCGCTTCATGCTCAACATGGCTTTATCATCCGCAACCTTGGCGTGAATGTCCGCAAAACCAGGTGA